A stretch of Rhododendron vialii isolate Sample 1 chromosome 4a, ASM3025357v1 DNA encodes these proteins:
- the LOC131323818 gene encoding RING-H2 finger protein ATL66-like, with the protein MGLSDPHPFNFVDLNKHSNLQIDSRTLLLGAVFMLLLLISTLSLVYFLYTCIRRSQSSASTLSPSPPASTGLDKATINCLPIVQYGSSLSADSTCRVGECSICLAMFQVGDKVKVLPLCYHGFHSECVDEWLRSRPSCPLCRACVVRVDSLAQSV; encoded by the coding sequence atggGTCTCTCGGATCCCCACCCCTTCAATTTCGTGGACCTCAACAAACACAGCAACTTGCAAATTGACAGCAGAACTCTCCTCCTGGGAGCCGTCTTCATGTTATTACTCCTCATCTCCACACTTTCCTTGGTCTACTTCCTCTACACGTGCATCCGCCGCAGCCAATCATCCGCCAGTACTCTGAGCCCCAGCCCACCGGCGAGTACTGGGCTCGACAAGGCCACCATCAACTGCCTGCCCATCGTCCAATACGGGTCGAGCCTTAGCGCTGACAGTACGTGCCGAGTCGGGGAGTGCTCTATATGCCTTGCCATGTTCCAAGTTGGAGACAAGGTGAAGGTTTTGCCACTGTGCTACCACGGGTTTCATTCCGAGTGCGTCGACGAGTGGCTCCGGTCGAGGCCGAGTTGTCCTCTGTGCAGAGCGTGTGTTGTCCGAGTTGACTCGCTTGCTCAGTCTGTCTGA